In Brassica rapa cultivar Chiifu-401-42 chromosome A06, CAAS_Brap_v3.01, whole genome shotgun sequence, a single window of DNA contains:
- the LOC103872434 gene encoding mediator of RNA polymerase II transcription subunit 22b, whose translation MMMKNKAGGAGGGMSGSGEGAGPTAAAAAAALQKQKALLQRVETDITSVVDNFTQIVNVARVSDLPVKNSQEAYMMEMRASKMVQAADSILKLVSELKQTAIFSGFASLNDHVEQRIAEFDQEAEKTNRLLARIGDDASASLKELEAHYYSSAQRLSPDV comes from the exons ATGATGATGAAGAACAAAGCCGGTGGTGCCGGTGGCGGTATGTCCGGATCCGGTGAAGGAGCCGGACCAACGGCCGCAGCAGCTGCAGCAGCATTACAGAAGCAAAAGGCGTTATTACAGAGAGTAGAGACTGACATCACATCTGTCGTCGATAACTTCACCCAAATCGTCAATGTCGCGAGG GTGAGCGATCTCCCGGTTAAGAACTCGCAAGAAGCATACATGATGGAGATGCGAGCTTCTAAAATG GTTCAAGCAGCTGATTCTATTTTGAAGCTCGTATCGGAGCTGAAGCAAACAGCGATCTTCTCTGGATTTGCTTCACTTAACGACCATGTCGAGCAAAGGATCGCAGAGTTTGATCAAGAGGCTGAGAAGACTAATCGACTGTTGGCTAGAATAGGCGATGATGCATCAGCCAGTCTTAAAGAGCTTGAGGCGCACTATTACTCTTCTGCTCAGAGGTTGAGTCCAGACGTTTAA
- the LOC103872433 gene encoding serine/threonine-protein kinase RHS3: protein MLLKPGSKVVSPKKSLHRDSASTSQQPSSKDVEKQFDQKTKKVEGYLIKTESSLTINLNPRLVHSNMSSRSNSMESTSSNKPHTGGDIRWDAVNYMKARGVKLGISDFRVLKRLGYGDIGSVYLVELKGAHKTTYFAMKVMDRASLVSRNKLLRAQTEREILSQLDHPFLPTLYSHFETDKFYCLVMEFCSGGNLYSLRQKQPNKCFTEEAARFFASEVLLALEYLHMLGIVYRDLKPENVLVRDDGHIMLSDFDLSLRCSVNPTLVKSPSVHVTSSSKTTGIINDDAAVQGCYQPSTFFPRILHSSKKNRKSKSDIGEGSLPELMAEPANVKSMSFVGTHEYLAPEIIRNEGHGSAVDWWTFGIFIYELLHGATPFKGQGNKATLYNVIGQPLRFPENSQVSSTAKDLIKGLLVKEPQKRIAYKRGATEIKQHPFFEGVNWALIRGQTPPHVPEPVDFSCYERKEKEKEKEFLPVLAAAVADGGKEKKVCDKGTRGGSDPDYIDFEYF, encoded by the exons ATGTTACTAAAGCCCGGAAGCAAGGTTGTCTCGCCCAAG AAGAGTCTTCATCGTGACTCGGCCTCAACATCTCAACAACCATCTAGCAAAGATGTGGAGAAACAATTTGATCAAAAGACAAAGAAGGTTGAGGGATATCTAATAAAAACAGAGTCGTCTCTCACCATCAATCTGAATCCCCGTCTTGTACACAGTAACATGAGCTCACGAAGCAACAGCATGGAAAGCACATCATCCAACAAGCCTCACACAGGAGGAGATATCAGGTGGGACGCGGTGAACTATATGAAAGCCAGAGGAGTCAAGCTCGGAATCAGCGATTTCCGCGTCTTGAAACGGCTAGGTTACGGAGATATAGGAAGTGTTTATCTCGTTGAGCTCAAAGGAGCACACAAGACGACGTACTTCGCGATGAAAGTGATGGATAGGGCTTCTCTTGTGAGCAGGAACAAGCTGTTGAGAGCTCAGACGGAGAGAGAGATTCTGTCTCAGCTTGATCATCCTTTCTTGCCTACTCTTTACTCTCACTTTGAGACTGATAAGTTCTATTGCTTGGTCATGGAGTTTTGTAGCGGAGGCAATCTTTATTCCTTGAGGCAGAAGCAACCTAACAAGTGTTTCACAGAAGAAGCTGCAAG GTTCTTTGCATCAGAAGTCTTACTAGCGTTAGAATACTTACACATGCTCGGAATCGTGTACCGAGACTTAAAGCCAGAGAACGTTCTGGTCCGAGACGACGGTCACATCATGCTCTCCGACTTCGACTTATCTCTCCGTTGCTCAGTCAACCCAACACTAGTCAAATCTCCCTCCGTCCACGTCACCAGCAGCAGCAAAACCACCGGAATCATCAACGACGATGCGGCGGTCCAAGGATGTTACCAACCATCAACTTTCTTCCCGCGAATCCTCCACTCCTCGAAGAAGAACCGAAAGTCAAAATCCGACATCGGCGAGGGATCATTACCGGAACTCATGGCAGAGCCGGCGAACGTGAAGTCGATGTCTTTCGTCGGAACCCACGAGTACTTAGCGCCGGAGATTATACGCAACGAAGGCCACGGAAGCGCCGTGGACTGGTGGACGTTCGGGATCTTTATCTACGAGCTTCTCCACGGAGCGACGCCGTTTAAAGGGCAGGGGAACAAAGCGACGCTTTATAACGTGATAGGGCAGCCTCTGAGGTTCCCGGAGAATTCTCAGGTGAGTTCCACGGCGAAGGATTTGATCAAAGGTTTGCTGGTGAAAGAGCCGCAGAAGAGGATCGCGTATAAGAGAGGCGCGACGGAGATTAAGCAGCATCCGTTCTTTGAAGGTGTGAACTGGGCGTTGATCCGGGGACAGACGCCGCCGCATGTGCCGGAGCCGGTGGACTTTTCGTGTTACGAGAggaaagagaaggagaaggagaaggagtttTTGCCGGTGTTGGCGGCGGCGGTCGCAGACGGAGGGAAGGAGAAGAAGGTGTGTGATAAAGGTACACGTGGTGGAAGTGATCCTGATTACATCGATTTTGAATATTTCTAG
- the LOC103872432 gene encoding thiosulfate/3-mercaptopyruvate sulfurtransferase 2 isoform X2, whose product MASTLLSRISLVAGRCVINPSLSSTLPQKSRGFATVLNRAFSSQLRSAYSPPYVGRVMASSTGVGPKAGYATSSMSTKEPVVSVDWLHSNLREADIKVLDATWYMPHEQRNPIQEYQVAHIPGARFFDLDGISDRRTNLPHMLPSEEAFAAACSALGIENKDGVVVYDGKGLFSAARVWWMFRVFGHENVWVLDGGLPKWRASGYDVESSATSDAILKANAASEVVEKIYKGQSISPVTFKTKFQPHLVWTLDQVKENMENKTYQHIDARAKVRFDGTAPDLRKGIPSGHIPGSKCVHYPQMFDSSQILLPAEELKKRFEEEDISVDSPIMASCGSGVTACILALGLHRLGKTDVPIYDGSWTEWAMEPNMPKVGSSSA is encoded by the exons ATGGCTTCGACCCTTCTGTCAAGAATTTCATTGGTAGCTGGTCGCTGCGTGATTAATCCTTCTCTATCTTCTACTCTCCCGCAGAAGTCTCGTGGTTTCGCAACAGTTCTGAAT AGAGCATTCAGCTCACAGTTACGCTCTGCCTATTCACCTCCCTACGTTGGTCGAGTTATGGCTTCTTCTACTGGAGTTGGACCAAAAGCTGGTTACGCGACATCATCCATGTCTACCAAAGAACCAGTTGTTTCTGTTGATTGGCTCCACTCTAATCTCAGAGAGGCTGATATAAAG GTGTTGGATGCCACATGGTACATGCCACATGAGCAAAGAAACCCAATCCAAGAGTATCAA GTTGCTCATATTCCAGGTGCTCGCTTCTTTGATTTGGATGGAATATCAGATAGAAGAACTAAT TTACCACACATGCTACCGTCTGAGGAAGCTTTTGCTGCTGCTTGTTCTGCTCTTGGAATCGAGAACAAAGATGGAGTGGTTGTGTATGATGGAAAGGGCCTCTTTAGCGCAGCTCGTGTTTGGTG GATGTTTAGAGTCTTTGGACATGAAAATGTATGGGTACTTGATGGAGGCTTACCGAAATGGCGTGCTTCAGGCTATGACGTTGAATCTAGTGCTACAAGTGATGCCATTTTGAAAGCCAATGCAGCAAGTGAGGTTGTAGAGAAAATTTATAAAGGACAATCA ATTAGTCCAGTAACTTTCAAGACGAAGTTCCAGCCACATCTTGTATGGACACTTGATCAG GTCAAGGAAAATATGGAGAATAAGACTTATCAGCACATAGATGCACGTGCAAAAGTTAG ATTTGATGGTACTGCTCCAGATCTTCGCAAAGGAATACCAAGCGGTCATATACCCGGTAGCAAGTGTGTCCATTATCCCCAG ATGTTTGATTCTTCTCAAATACTGTTACCAGCTGAGGAGCTTAAGAAACGGTTTGAAGAAGAAG ACATTTCCGTGGACAGTCCAATCATGGCCTCATGTGGAAGCGGTGTAACAGCTTGTATTTTGGCATTG GGACTTCATCGTCTGGGAAAAACTGATGTGCCAATCTATGATGGATCTTGGACTGAATGGGCAATGGAACCAAACATGCCCAAGGTGGGTTCTTCATCAGCATGA
- the LOC103872432 gene encoding thiosulfate/3-mercaptopyruvate sulfurtransferase 2 isoform X1, translated as MASTLLSRISLVAGRCVINPSLSSTLPQKSRGFATVLNKRAFSSQLRSAYSPPYVGRVMASSTGVGPKAGYATSSMSTKEPVVSVDWLHSNLREADIKVLDATWYMPHEQRNPIQEYQVAHIPGARFFDLDGISDRRTNLPHMLPSEEAFAAACSALGIENKDGVVVYDGKGLFSAARVWWMFRVFGHENVWVLDGGLPKWRASGYDVESSATSDAILKANAASEVVEKIYKGQSISPVTFKTKFQPHLVWTLDQVKENMENKTYQHIDARAKVRFDGTAPDLRKGIPSGHIPGSKCVHYPQMFDSSQILLPAEELKKRFEEEDISVDSPIMASCGSGVTACILALGLHRLGKTDVPIYDGSWTEWAMEPNMPKVGSSSA; from the exons ATGGCTTCGACCCTTCTGTCAAGAATTTCATTGGTAGCTGGTCGCTGCGTGATTAATCCTTCTCTATCTTCTACTCTCCCGCAGAAGTCTCGTGGTTTCGCAACAGTTCTGAAT AAGAGAGCATTCAGCTCACAGTTACGCTCTGCCTATTCACCTCCCTACGTTGGTCGAGTTATGGCTTCTTCTACTGGAGTTGGACCAAAAGCTGGTTACGCGACATCATCCATGTCTACCAAAGAACCAGTTGTTTCTGTTGATTGGCTCCACTCTAATCTCAGAGAGGCTGATATAAAG GTGTTGGATGCCACATGGTACATGCCACATGAGCAAAGAAACCCAATCCAAGAGTATCAA GTTGCTCATATTCCAGGTGCTCGCTTCTTTGATTTGGATGGAATATCAGATAGAAGAACTAAT TTACCACACATGCTACCGTCTGAGGAAGCTTTTGCTGCTGCTTGTTCTGCTCTTGGAATCGAGAACAAAGATGGAGTGGTTGTGTATGATGGAAAGGGCCTCTTTAGCGCAGCTCGTGTTTGGTG GATGTTTAGAGTCTTTGGACATGAAAATGTATGGGTACTTGATGGAGGCTTACCGAAATGGCGTGCTTCAGGCTATGACGTTGAATCTAGTGCTACAAGTGATGCCATTTTGAAAGCCAATGCAGCAAGTGAGGTTGTAGAGAAAATTTATAAAGGACAATCA ATTAGTCCAGTAACTTTCAAGACGAAGTTCCAGCCACATCTTGTATGGACACTTGATCAG GTCAAGGAAAATATGGAGAATAAGACTTATCAGCACATAGATGCACGTGCAAAAGTTAG ATTTGATGGTACTGCTCCAGATCTTCGCAAAGGAATACCAAGCGGTCATATACCCGGTAGCAAGTGTGTCCATTATCCCCAG ATGTTTGATTCTTCTCAAATACTGTTACCAGCTGAGGAGCTTAAGAAACGGTTTGAAGAAGAAG ACATTTCCGTGGACAGTCCAATCATGGCCTCATGTGGAAGCGGTGTAACAGCTTGTATTTTGGCATTG GGACTTCATCGTCTGGGAAAAACTGATGTGCCAATCTATGATGGATCTTGGACTGAATGGGCAATGGAACCAAACATGCCCAAGGTGGGTTCTTCATCAGCATGA
- the LOC103872432 gene encoding thiosulfate/3-mercaptopyruvate sulfurtransferase 1, mitochondrial isoform X3, with product MPHGTCHMSKETQSKSIKLLIFQVLASLIWMEYQIEELIYHTCYRLRKLLLLLVLLLESRTKMEWLCMMERASLAQLVFGGGMFRVFGHENVWVLDGGLPKWRASGYDVESSATSDAILKANAASEVVEKIYKGQSISPVTFKTKFQPHLVWTLDQVKENMENKTYQHIDARAKVRFDGTAPDLRKGIPSGHIPGSKCVHYPQMFDSSQILLPAEELKKRFEEEDISVDSPIMASCGSGVTACILALGLHRLGKTDVPIYDGSWTEWAMEPNMPKVGSSSA from the exons ATGCCACATGGTACATGCCACATGAGCAAAGAAACCCAATCCAAGAGTATCAA GTTGCTCATATTCCAGGTGCTCGCTTCTTTGATTTGGATGGAATATCAGATAGAAGAACTAAT TTACCACACATGCTACCGTCTGAGGAAGCTTTTGCTGCTGCTTGTTCTGCTCTTGGAATCGAGAACAAAGATGGAGTGGTTGTGTATGATGGAAAGGGCCTCTTTAGCGCAGCTCGTGTTTGGTGGTGG GATGTTTAGAGTCTTTGGACATGAAAATGTATGGGTACTTGATGGAGGCTTACCGAAATGGCGTGCTTCAGGCTATGACGTTGAATCTAGTGCTACAAGTGATGCCATTTTGAAAGCCAATGCAGCAAGTGAGGTTGTAGAGAAAATTTATAAAGGACAATCA ATTAGTCCAGTAACTTTCAAGACGAAGTTCCAGCCACATCTTGTATGGACACTTGATCAG GTCAAGGAAAATATGGAGAATAAGACTTATCAGCACATAGATGCACGTGCAAAAGTTAG ATTTGATGGTACTGCTCCAGATCTTCGCAAAGGAATACCAAGCGGTCATATACCCGGTAGCAAGTGTGTCCATTATCCCCAG ATGTTTGATTCTTCTCAAATACTGTTACCAGCTGAGGAGCTTAAGAAACGGTTTGAAGAAGAAG ACATTTCCGTGGACAGTCCAATCATGGCCTCATGTGGAAGCGGTGTAACAGCTTGTATTTTGGCATTG GGACTTCATCGTCTGGGAAAAACTGATGTGCCAATCTATGATGGATCTTGGACTGAATGGGCAATGGAACCAAACATGCCCAAGGTGGGTTCTTCATCAGCATGA
- the LOC103872435 gene encoding uncharacterized protein LOC103872435, which translates to MGITSSTESNSRYDLFTLEKLHELKLKEEKNLDDHPDKEKILEMAQVSLQVWWNGLHALFPTTKGELSTDQTKEGDAEMDDQVFERFSDFMKDGGCKDSFKSLVDCLESNPRMAKCKEHLPVLKKCMDARINYYEPILALAKATEEKAFATFAKEEKRKMDLAAMNRAQAGGD; encoded by the coding sequence ATGGGGATCACGTCATCCACCGAGTCAAATTCTAGATACGACCTGTTCACGTTAGAGAAACTCCACGAACTGAAACTGAAAGAGGAGAAGAATCTGGACGACCATCCCGACAAAGAGAAAATACTAGAGATGGCCCAAGTTTCTCTACAAGTATGGTGGAACGGGCTCCACGCCTTATTCCCCACCACCAAGGGAGAATTGTCAACAGACCAAACCAAGGAAGGAGACGCAGAGATGGACGACCAAGTATTTGAGAGGTTTTCCGATTTCATGAAGGATGGTGGTTGCAAAGATTCTTTTAAGTCTTTAGTAGACTGTCTTGAGTCTAATCCAAGAATGGCAAAGTGTAAGGAACACCTTCCCGTTCTGAAAAAGTGTATGGATGCTCGCATTAATTACTATGAGCCGATTCTCGCTCTTGCGAAAGCTACAGAGGAAAAGGCCTTTGCCACCTTCGCCAAAGAGGAAAAACGAAAGATGGACCTGGCTGCCATGAACCGAGCTCAAGCTGGGGGTGACTGA